Proteins encoded in a region of the Meiothermus sp. CFH 77666 genome:
- a CDS encoding YncE family protein → MPPYDPNNIYAFTQAGMLAPAVRGFLERVYVPDGKGNRLYLIDPKIYRVVDSYPVDAVPQHVVPAYDFKTLYVVNDVGQTIIPIDPQTGKPGPRIRIPDPYNLYFTPDGKYALVVAEVKQRLDFYDPQTWQRKSSLKVPCKGINHMDYSADGRILIAACEFSGDLLKIDAAAQKVLGKLHLGGMPQDVKLSPDGRIFYVADMDAGGVHLIDGERLVRLGFIPTGKGAHGLYPSRDTHYLYISNRGEGSVSVLEFATRKLVVKWWIPGGGSPDMGGVTADGKELWLSGRYHGEVYVFNTDPVKGGLTHRIKVGQGPHGLAVYPQPGRYSLGHTGVTR, encoded by the coding sequence ATGCCTCCGTATGACCCCAACAACATCTATGCCTTTACCCAGGCCGGAATGCTGGCCCCAGCGGTAAGGGGTTTCCTCGAGCGGGTCTATGTGCCCGACGGGAAGGGCAACCGGCTCTACCTGATAGACCCCAAGATCTACCGGGTGGTGGACAGCTATCCGGTGGACGCTGTGCCCCAGCACGTGGTGCCGGCCTACGACTTCAAGACCCTCTACGTGGTGAACGACGTGGGCCAGACCATCATTCCCATAGATCCCCAGACCGGAAAGCCCGGGCCTCGCATCCGGATTCCCGACCCCTACAACCTCTACTTCACACCCGATGGAAAATACGCGCTGGTAGTGGCCGAGGTCAAGCAAAGGCTCGACTTCTACGATCCCCAGACCTGGCAGCGCAAAAGCTCGCTCAAGGTTCCCTGCAAAGGGATCAACCACATGGACTATAGTGCCGACGGACGCATACTGATCGCCGCGTGTGAGTTCAGTGGAGACCTGCTCAAGATTGACGCAGCGGCCCAAAAGGTGCTGGGTAAGCTGCACCTGGGAGGGATGCCCCAGGACGTCAAACTCTCGCCCGACGGGCGGATCTTCTACGTGGCCGATATGGACGCAGGGGGTGTGCACCTCATTGATGGGGAAAGGTTGGTGCGGCTAGGTTTCATCCCAACCGGAAAAGGCGCCCATGGGCTCTACCCCAGCCGCGATACCCACTATCTCTACATCTCCAACCGCGGGGAAGGCTCGGTGAGCGTGCTCGAGTTCGCTACCCGCAAGCTGGTGGTCAAGTGGTGGATTCCCGGCGGCGGCAGCCCGGATATGGGTGGGGTTACCGCCGATGGCAAGGAGCTCTGGCTTTCCGGGCGCTACCACGGCGAGGTCTATGTCTTCAACACCGACCCGGTCAAAGGCGGGCTGACCCACCGCATCAAGGTGGGGCAGGGGCCCCATGGGCTGGCGGTCTATCCTCAGCCGGGCCGGTACTCCCTGGGGCATACGGGGGTGACGCGGTGA
- a CDS encoding LamG domain-containing protein has protein sequence MAGCSPAAPCTTAICLVAHWPLNEAPGATSVADVVANPIFNQGAPKPGPVAAWPSFSGPTQVSGQVGGALYFPGNGNTWVEVPSTPDLNLSYGSLYLEAGVAPVGCGALAFYPVLDKWDQATQNGYALYLEGVSSGVVRAAFRLGNQTFFSNSFSANFNPPSSGTWAKVAVKVDGTNGAFYVNGSPAGTFTAPSGVTNNTLPLWLGALHTQPSGLFCEVALDEIKIGTINPSYSGQ, from the coding sequence ATGGCGGGGTGCAGCCCAGCAGCCCCGTGTACTACCGCAATCTGCCTTGTAGCCCATTGGCCTTTGAACGAGGCCCCAGGAGCCACCAGTGTGGCGGATGTGGTGGCAAACCCAATTTTTAACCAGGGCGCACCCAAACCCGGCCCCGTGGCGGCCTGGCCTAGTTTCAGCGGCCCGACCCAGGTCAGCGGGCAGGTGGGAGGGGCCCTCTACTTCCCTGGTAACGGGAATACCTGGGTTGAGGTACCTTCTACCCCAGACCTTAACCTCTCCTACGGGAGCTTATACCTGGAAGCCGGGGTGGCCCCAGTGGGGTGTGGGGCTTTAGCCTTCTATCCTGTGCTGGACAAATGGGATCAGGCCACCCAGAACGGATACGCCCTTTACCTGGAAGGAGTGAGCTCAGGAGTGGTTCGGGCGGCTTTCAGGCTGGGGAATCAAACCTTTTTTTCTAACTCCTTCTCTGCTAACTTCAATCCTCCTTCTAGTGGCACCTGGGCTAAGGTAGCGGTGAAGGTAGATGGTACCAATGGCGCCTTCTACGTAAACGGAAGCCCTGCGGGTACCTTCACTGCGCCTAGTGGTGTCACCAACAATACCCTACCGCTTTGGCTTGGGGCCTTGCACACCCAACCCTCGGGCCTCTTCTGCGAGGTCGCTCTTGATGAGATCAAGATAGGCACGATAAATCCCAGCTACAGCGGGCAATAA
- a CDS encoding tetratricopeptide repeat protein, translating to MLRTLGGLHLEGETFSRIKPLLLVAYLAIEGSQPRRRLAEMFWPEAQDPLNNLSVALSQLRPFRVIEGEEALRAVIPTDLEPLHRALCEGRLSEVRGLYRGAFLEGVEAPLGEELEEWVWSTRERIALEVYRGYAAQARACFALGFTERGQALLSEALGLNGVRHALEVHTPPSPCPEPLPREVRKAYWAYALLPGRAAEVLSLNPEALERLYEERLLDGTGQARPLEGLTPGTSVGLPIEAQEVALTLARRLPLRGALPLYQIGRALWSAEDQERAGQALLAEARRMLSENPAESLRLLQGLALEPQVQLLRARALERLGRYQEALEALEESGLQGAEAAAVRGNLLFRLGQPGAEAQIQEALQGSSWAQGEALNLQGLLAFSRGEFGSAADLFARAAVRFLAAAETARQVDALNNRAVALFEQGSPEAEAVLGEALKAAGDVPLLQARALLNLGVVRERQGRSEEAQQLYRQSLEAAQKAGALEAEGRAWNNLGALFHRRGKPEEAEAAYRKALALAREGREWMLTAAVLANLAELRSDPASLEEAIALLQEARYAVLAERYRGRLEAFRPR from the coding sequence ATGCTCCGCACGCTAGGCGGACTACACCTTGAGGGAGAAACGTTTAGCCGGATCAAACCGCTGCTGCTGGTCGCCTATCTGGCCATTGAAGGAAGCCAGCCCCGCCGTAGATTGGCAGAGATGTTCTGGCCCGAAGCTCAGGATCCTTTGAATAACCTTTCGGTGGCCCTGAGTCAGCTTCGCCCATTTAGAGTCATTGAGGGGGAGGAGGCGCTGAGGGCAGTGATCCCCACCGATCTGGAGCCCCTGCACCGGGCCCTATGCGAAGGGCGGCTTTCTGAGGTTCGCGGGCTCTACCGGGGGGCTTTTTTGGAAGGGGTGGAGGCGCCTTTGGGGGAGGAGCTGGAGGAGTGGGTCTGGTCCACCCGTGAACGGATCGCGCTGGAGGTGTACCGGGGTTACGCGGCGCAGGCCAGAGCCTGTTTTGCCCTGGGATTCACCGAGAGGGGGCAGGCCCTCCTGAGCGAGGCTCTGGGGCTGAATGGGGTGCGCCATGCCCTGGAGGTACACACCCCCCCCTCACCATGCCCTGAGCCCCTCCCACGTGAGGTACGCAAGGCCTACTGGGCTTATGCCCTGCTGCCTGGGCGGGCCGCCGAAGTATTATCGCTGAACCCCGAGGCCCTCGAGCGGCTCTACGAAGAGCGGCTCCTGGACGGAACCGGACAGGCTAGACCCCTGGAGGGGCTGACCCCCGGTACCTCAGTCGGGCTACCGATCGAGGCCCAGGAGGTAGCCCTGACCCTAGCCAGGCGGCTGCCCCTGCGAGGGGCTCTGCCTCTTTACCAGATAGGGCGGGCATTATGGAGCGCAGAGGATCAGGAGCGAGCCGGACAGGCCCTTCTAGCAGAGGCCCGGAGGATGCTTTCTGAGAACCCTGCCGAGAGCCTGCGCCTGCTGCAAGGGTTGGCCCTGGAGCCCCAGGTACAGCTCCTGCGAGCCCGGGCGCTGGAGCGGCTGGGCCGGTATCAGGAGGCTTTGGAAGCGCTGGAGGAGTCGGGTTTGCAGGGGGCCGAGGCCGCCGCCGTGCGGGGAAACCTCCTGTTTCGCCTGGGCCAGCCAGGGGCCGAGGCCCAGATCCAAGAAGCCCTGCAAGGGAGCAGCTGGGCCCAGGGAGAGGCCCTCAACCTCCAGGGCTTGCTGGCCTTCAGCCGGGGGGAGTTTGGCTCGGCGGCAGATCTGTTTGCCCGGGCGGCGGTGCGCTTCCTGGCCGCGGCGGAGACCGCCCGCCAGGTAGACGCCCTGAACAACCGGGCGGTGGCGCTGTTTGAGCAGGGCAGCCCGGAAGCCGAGGCGGTGCTGGGCGAGGCCTTGAAGGCTGCTGGCGATGTGCCTCTCCTGCAGGCTCGAGCCCTGCTCAATCTGGGGGTGGTGCGGGAGCGTCAGGGGCGCAGCGAGGAAGCCCAGCAGTTGTACCGGCAGTCCCTCGAGGCTGCGCAAAAAGCGGGGGCGCTCGAGGCCGAGGGCCGGGCCTGGAACAATCTGGGGGCGCTTTTTCACCGGCGAGGCAAGCCTGAGGAGGCCGAGGCCGCCTACCGCAAGGCCCTGGCCCTGGCCCGAGAAGGGCGGGAGTGGATGCTCACCGCAGCAGTCTTGGCCAACCTGGCCGAGCTCAGGAGCGACCCGGCGAGCCTCGAGGAGGCCATCGCCCTGCTGCAAGAGGCCCGCTACGCCGTTTTAGCCGAGCGTTACCGGGGTCGGCTGGAGGCGTTCAGACCCCGTTAA
- a CDS encoding S8 family serine peptidase, with product MKRYFRIFWLAWVVLWGVGCSPQGPSVSLSLSRAAIGEEVEARLVGLSSQGARVYVGGVEALVTGREAGQLRFRVPGLPGGPQPVRVVGEGQEARGVLSVLGTVDPSRVLLRLPLGQTPRLPTGFTLVRLDSLQGCGFALAELGYSGETLGRALAELEAQDPSYKADPESLWSLGATQGGLEVGAPLAQSRGHRGQGVQVAVLDTGVDPAVPQLSGYDFVEDDAIPQDAFPGGHGTGAAGLVKEVAPEVGILPLRVCDASGVCRASRVVRGVCWVVQHRQGPTVLSLSLGGDTPVEALKLALQAALGQGLPVAAAAGNQGNQGSPTHYPAAFDLPGLVAVGALQASPTGWQPAPYSTQGSYVDLAAPGTDLDCVQPGGATGSCTGTSFATPLVAGAMALWLEAQPTLTPAQLQQALQQHAKPLPYPVQAVGAGMLDLSQVP from the coding sequence ATGAAGAGGTATTTTCGGATCTTCTGGCTGGCCTGGGTGGTGCTCTGGGGCGTGGGATGTTCGCCCCAGGGCCCCTCGGTATCGCTCTCACTCTCCCGCGCGGCCATTGGAGAGGAGGTGGAGGCCCGGCTTGTGGGTCTCAGCAGTCAGGGCGCGCGGGTCTACGTGGGCGGGGTAGAGGCCCTGGTCACCGGGCGTGAGGCTGGGCAGCTGCGCTTCAGGGTGCCGGGCCTGCCGGGGGGGCCCCAGCCGGTGCGGGTGGTGGGTGAAGGGCAGGAGGCCCGGGGGGTGCTCTCGGTGCTGGGCACGGTGGATCCCAGCCGGGTGCTGCTGCGGCTGCCCCTGGGCCAGACCCCCCGCCTCCCCACCGGGTTTACCCTAGTGCGGCTGGACAGCCTGCAAGGTTGTGGCTTCGCCCTGGCCGAGCTGGGCTACAGCGGCGAGACCCTGGGCCGGGCCCTGGCCGAACTCGAGGCCCAGGATCCCAGCTATAAAGCCGACCCTGAGAGCCTCTGGAGCCTGGGCGCAACCCAGGGGGGCTTGGAGGTGGGGGCCCCATTGGCCCAGAGCCGGGGCCACCGGGGCCAGGGGGTGCAGGTTGCGGTGCTGGACACCGGGGTAGACCCCGCGGTTCCCCAGCTTTCCGGGTACGACTTTGTGGAAGACGATGCCATCCCTCAGGATGCCTTCCCCGGCGGGCACGGCACCGGGGCGGCGGGGCTGGTCAAGGAGGTGGCCCCCGAGGTCGGAATCCTGCCGCTGCGGGTCTGCGACGCCAGCGGGGTCTGCCGGGCCAGCCGGGTGGTGCGGGGGGTGTGCTGGGTGGTTCAGCACCGCCAGGGCCCCACCGTGCTCAGCCTGAGCCTGGGGGGTGACACCCCGGTAGAAGCCCTGAAGCTGGCCTTGCAGGCGGCTTTAGGCCAGGGCCTCCCGGTGGCTGCGGCAGCCGGCAACCAGGGCAACCAGGGCAGCCCCACCCACTACCCGGCGGCCTTTGACCTGCCAGGGCTGGTGGCGGTGGGGGCCCTGCAAGCCTCCCCGACGGGCTGGCAGCCGGCCCCCTACAGCACCCAGGGTTCGTACGTAGACCTGGCCGCGCCCGGCACGGATCTGGACTGCGTCCAGCCGGGAGGGGCGACGGGCAGCTGCACCGGTACCTCCTTTGCCACGCCCCTGGTAGCCGGGGCCATGGCCCTGTGGCTCGAGGCCCAGCCCACCCTAACCCCCGCCCAGCTTCAGCAGGCCCTGCAGCAGCATGCCAAACCCCTGCCCTACCCGGTCCAAGCGGTGGGGGCGGGGATGCTCGACCTGAGCCAAGTCCCTTGA
- a CDS encoding ATP-dependent Clp protease proteolytic subunit: MEILNNLFWLFLLLSFLSPLFQRQMLELARARSLQALERRRNSRLITLIHRQEAIALLGLPLSRYIDIDDSEQVLRAIRLTDPQVPIDLVLHTPGGLVLAAEQIAEALLRHPAKVTVFVPHYAMSGGTLIALAADEIVMDANAVLGPVDPQLGQYPAVSILKVLEQKPIDKIDDETLIMADQARKALLQVKATAKNLLQKHLDETQAEALAHKLSQGTWTHDYPISAEEAKSMGLPISTEMPAEVYNLMELYPQPRGSRPSVQYVPLPYRREGPKPR; the protein is encoded by the coding sequence ATGGAAATCCTGAACAACCTTTTCTGGCTTTTTTTGCTGCTTTCGTTCCTGAGTCCGCTGTTTCAGCGGCAGATGCTGGAGCTGGCTCGAGCCCGCAGCCTCCAGGCTTTGGAGCGTCGCCGGAACAGCCGCCTCATCACCCTGATTCACCGGCAGGAGGCCATTGCCCTGCTGGGGCTGCCCCTCTCGCGCTACATTGACATTGACGACTCCGAGCAGGTCTTGCGGGCCATTCGCCTCACCGACCCCCAGGTGCCCATCGACCTGGTGCTGCACACCCCAGGCGGCCTGGTACTGGCTGCCGAACAGATCGCCGAGGCCCTCCTGCGCCACCCGGCCAAAGTTACGGTTTTTGTGCCTCATTACGCGATGTCGGGGGGTACCCTGATTGCCCTGGCTGCCGACGAGATTGTCATGGACGCCAATGCAGTGCTGGGCCCGGTAGATCCCCAGCTTGGGCAGTATCCCGCCGTCTCCATTCTGAAGGTGCTGGAGCAGAAGCCCATCGATAAAATTGACGACGAAACCCTGATCATGGCCGACCAGGCCCGAAAGGCCTTGCTACAGGTCAAGGCCACCGCCAAAAACCTGTTACAAAAACACCTGGATGAAACCCAGGCCGAGGCCCTGGCCCACAAACTTTCCCAGGGCACCTGGACCCACGATTATCCCATCAGCGCCGAGGAAGCCAAAAGCATGGGCCTGCCCATTTCCACCGAGATGCCGGCCGAGGTCTACAACCTGATGGAGCTCTACCCCCAGCCCAGGGGCAGCCGCCCCAGCGTGCAGTACGTGCCGCTGCCCTACCGGCGCGAGGGCCCCAAGCCGAGGTAG
- a CDS encoding PepSY domain-containing protein produces the protein MKRYGKAILLAASALLSLAAFAQQTGQSGTQHPSYTGSLRVQENLSAQQYQAMAKVSMQDAIKAAQAALNSTATPTKVKLGVENGYLVWEVVIAGQEVKVDAGNGKVLHQEAVGAEEDNDGESEGEND, from the coding sequence ATGAAACGGTACGGAAAAGCAATCTTGCTGGCGGCATCGGCCCTCTTGAGCCTGGCAGCATTTGCCCAACAGACCGGGCAGAGCGGCACTCAGCACCCCAGCTACACCGGCAGCCTGCGGGTTCAGGAGAACCTGAGCGCCCAGCAGTACCAGGCCATGGCCAAGGTCTCCATGCAGGATGCCATCAAGGCCGCCCAGGCGGCGCTGAACAGCACCGCTACCCCCACCAAGGTCAAGCTTGGAGTGGAAAACGGCTACCTGGTCTGGGAGGTGGTCATCGCCGGGCAGGAGGTCAAGGTAGACGCGGGCAACGGCAAGGTGCTGCACCAGGAGGCCGTTGGAGCCGAGGAGGATAACGACGGCGAAAGCGAGGGTGAAAACGACTAA
- a CDS encoding AI-2E family transporter, with protein sequence MLEGLVVLWKNPYVRGLAGLLLLLLAARFLYLTADLWGILLGALLLAALVRPLVDRLERLRLSRGLALGVVLLLLSLGLGLLGVELVRVAEQLAQYAATLPGTAGHLADWWNRLPGWLHASGLPLWLVGALEQAYGSLGQLLQGLSAELIPRLGSFAQSGLVPALTLLFGGAVKLAAFVVLFIYLLADGPRMGRSLLQRLPMSGRAWAERRVGYLERAVMGYFRGQLLVALSLGVLVGLGLGLLGVPLALPLGMLVGVLELIPYLGLALGTVMVVFAALPLGGLMVLKALLVLLGAAQLEGHLLAPLLVGQSTSLHPVTVLLALLLGERLAGVLGMLVAVPLTAALKLWLEDFWPWPPLRQDEGIR encoded by the coding sequence GTGCTCGAGGGTCTGGTGGTCTTGTGGAAAAACCCCTACGTGCGAGGGCTGGCCGGGCTATTGCTGCTCCTGCTGGCGGCCCGTTTCCTGTACCTCACCGCCGACCTATGGGGAATCCTTCTGGGGGCTTTGTTGCTGGCGGCCCTGGTGCGTCCGCTGGTAGACCGGCTGGAACGCCTCCGGCTGTCCCGCGGCCTTGCCCTGGGGGTGGTTCTGCTGCTTCTGAGCCTGGGGCTTGGCCTGCTGGGGGTAGAGCTGGTGCGGGTCGCCGAGCAACTGGCCCAGTACGCCGCCACGCTGCCCGGCACGGCGGGCCATCTGGCCGACTGGTGGAACCGCTTACCCGGATGGCTGCACGCCTCGGGCCTGCCCCTCTGGCTGGTGGGGGCCCTCGAGCAGGCCTATGGCAGCCTGGGGCAGCTCTTGCAGGGCCTCTCTGCCGAGCTAATCCCGCGGCTGGGCAGTTTCGCCCAGAGCGGGCTGGTTCCGGCCCTGACCCTGCTGTTTGGCGGGGCGGTCAAGCTGGCGGCTTTTGTGGTGCTCTTTATCTACCTGCTGGCCGACGGCCCTCGCATGGGCCGGAGCCTGCTCCAGCGGTTGCCGATGTCCGGGCGGGCCTGGGCCGAGCGGAGGGTGGGTTACCTCGAGCGGGCCGTGATGGGCTATTTCCGGGGACAACTGCTGGTAGCCCTCAGCCTGGGGGTGCTGGTGGGGCTGGGCCTGGGCCTGCTGGGGGTGCCGCTGGCTTTACCGCTGGGCATGCTGGTGGGGGTGCTGGAGCTCATTCCCTACCTGGGCCTGGCCCTGGGCACGGTGATGGTGGTGTTTGCCGCCCTCCCGCTGGGGGGGCTGATGGTGCTCAAGGCTTTGTTGGTGCTGTTGGGTGCGGCCCAGCTTGAGGGGCACCTGCTGGCCCCTCTGTTGGTGGGGCAGAGCACCTCGCTGCACCCGGTCACGGTGTTGCTGGCCCTGCTACTTGGAGAACGGCTGGCCGGGGTGCTGGGGATGTTGGTGGCGGTACCGCTGACCGCGGCCCTAAAGCTCTGGCTCGAGGACTTCTGGCCCTGGCCACCCTTGCGTCAAGATGAGGGTATCAGGTAG
- a CDS encoding Nramp family divalent metal transporter has protein sequence MLNHGPLSDQQTQQEALRVLERHSQKRGLARILPFLGPAFVASVAYMDPGNFATNIQAGARFGYLLLWVVLLSNLMAMLIQSLSARLGIATGKSLPEVVRQEYRPWARYFYWIQAELAAIATDLAEFIGAALGFHLLLGIPLVWGAVLGALATFALLGLQRYGFRPLEAAIAVLVGVIASAYVLELFFAHPDPRLVTGFVPQFKGSESILLAVGILGATVMPHVIYLHSALSQQRIPVLDVVQKRKLLSYSNMDVVLALSIAGFVNMAMLVAAAATFHHTGRTDVADITTAYQTLSPLLGPLAAGVFAAALLASGLSSTTVGTLAGQVVMQGFVGFSIPLWVRRLVTLVPSFAVILLGFDPTQVLVISQVVLSFAIPFALVPLLLFVGNPRLMGDLVISRPIKGVGWLTAAVIIGLNLYLLAQSVG, from the coding sequence ATGCTCAACCACGGCCCCCTGAGCGACCAACAAACCCAGCAAGAGGCCCTGCGAGTACTGGAACGCCACTCCCAGAAACGTGGTCTGGCCCGAATATTGCCCTTTTTGGGCCCGGCCTTCGTAGCCAGTGTGGCCTATATGGATCCCGGCAACTTCGCCACCAACATCCAGGCCGGGGCTCGGTTTGGTTACCTGCTTTTGTGGGTGGTGCTCCTCTCCAACCTGATGGCCATGCTGATCCAAAGCCTCTCGGCCCGGCTGGGCATCGCCACCGGGAAAAGCCTGCCCGAAGTGGTTCGTCAGGAGTACCGGCCCTGGGCGCGCTATTTTTACTGGATACAGGCCGAGCTCGCGGCCATTGCGACCGACCTGGCCGAGTTCATCGGGGCCGCCCTGGGATTTCACCTTTTGCTGGGCATTCCCCTGGTCTGGGGGGCCGTGCTGGGGGCGCTGGCCACCTTTGCGCTGTTGGGCTTGCAACGCTACGGCTTCCGCCCGCTCGAGGCGGCCATCGCCGTACTGGTGGGGGTGATCGCCAGCGCATATGTGCTGGAGCTGTTTTTCGCCCACCCCGACCCCAGGCTCGTGACCGGCTTTGTACCGCAGTTCAAGGGCAGCGAGAGCATACTGCTGGCAGTGGGCATCCTGGGCGCCACCGTGATGCCCCACGTGATCTACCTGCACTCGGCCCTCTCGCAGCAGCGCATTCCCGTCCTGGATGTTGTGCAAAAGCGTAAACTGCTGTCCTATAGCAACATGGACGTGGTGCTGGCCCTCTCCATTGCGGGCTTTGTGAACATGGCCATGCTGGTAGCGGCTGCTGCCACCTTTCACCACACGGGCCGCACCGACGTTGCCGACATCACCACTGCCTACCAGACCCTCTCTCCCCTGCTGGGGCCGCTGGCGGCAGGGGTCTTTGCCGCAGCCTTGCTGGCCTCGGGTCTGTCCTCCACCACCGTGGGCACCCTGGCCGGCCAGGTGGTGATGCAGGGCTTTGTGGGTTTCAGCATTCCCCTCTGGGTGCGGCGGCTGGTGACACTGGTTCCTTCGTTTGCGGTGATTCTCCTGGGTTTCGACCCCACCCAGGTGCTGGTCATTTCGCAGGTAGTGCTCTCCTTCGCCATTCCCTTTGCCCTGGTGCCCCTGCTCCTGTTCGTCGGCAACCCCCGGCTCATGGGCGACCTGGTGATCAGCAGACCCATCAAGGGGGTGGGCTGGCTGACAGCAGCGGTGATCATCGGGTTGAACCTGTATCTGCTCGCGCAGAGCGTAGGATAG
- a CDS encoding peptidase S8 and S53 subtilisin kexin sedolisin, giving the protein MKHTSRLLLLVFGFLLAACGGGSSPPPSSITLTVVDDQNLGYAASYQLGSGAWTAFTPNSSNTYTFNLSGNTVYGVAVRCNPPVPGMATEVQVIQAAAAELSNPKVTCSEPNPSTVAYTLNVDVSAVPGVVAGDTVVVSGKDFSDGGSVLNPANPVAVNLTAPASTQDLLVTVSASGNPTNYKAAKVLRNVNISNGGSSSTSLAAADALAPANLSATLPSGFTPTYGTASVIYLSSDNRGLGQVGHATGMAAASFSYRPVSGFGSGDRYVAFAVAGNSGNVLERYKGSSGGALALTLPNPWASGSLSLSALAHPTVSGLSYGGANLKAYRIELEDATLIYQVTLGKGWLGSSTSYSFPNLASLLSYTPFANASSVQASVSALLSPNPVLSLDESNPASFTATTDIALAIATGAYTVGGSNLSLP; this is encoded by the coding sequence ATGAAACACACCTCTCGTCTTCTGCTCCTGGTTTTCGGGTTCTTGCTTGCGGCCTGCGGTGGGGGCAGCAGCCCGCCCCCCAGCAGCATCACCCTCACCGTGGTGGATGACCAGAACCTGGGGTATGCGGCCAGCTACCAGCTGGGCAGCGGGGCCTGGACGGCCTTTACGCCAAACAGCAGCAACACCTATACCTTCAACCTGAGCGGCAATACCGTTTACGGCGTAGCAGTGCGCTGCAACCCCCCGGTTCCTGGCATGGCTACCGAGGTGCAGGTGATTCAGGCCGCCGCCGCGGAGTTATCCAACCCCAAGGTGACCTGCAGCGAACCTAACCCTAGCACGGTGGCCTACACCCTCAACGTGGATGTCTCGGCGGTGCCAGGGGTGGTCGCAGGGGACACGGTGGTGGTCAGCGGAAAAGACTTTAGCGACGGGGGCAGCGTGCTTAACCCGGCCAATCCGGTGGCGGTAAACCTGACCGCCCCCGCAAGCACCCAAGACCTGCTGGTGACGGTGAGCGCCTCAGGCAACCCCACCAACTACAAGGCCGCCAAGGTGCTGCGAAATGTAAACATCAGCAATGGGGGCTCGAGCAGCACCTCTCTTGCCGCAGCAGATGCCCTCGCACCGGCCAACCTCTCGGCCACTCTTCCGAGCGGCTTTACCCCCACCTATGGCACCGCATCGGTGATCTATCTGAGCAGCGACAACCGGGGCCTGGGCCAGGTGGGGCATGCCACCGGAATGGCAGCGGCCAGCTTCAGCTACCGCCCGGTCAGCGGGTTCGGGAGTGGGGATCGCTACGTGGCCTTCGCCGTGGCTGGGAATAGCGGCAACGTGCTGGAGCGCTACAAGGGCAGCTCCGGCGGGGCCCTTGCCCTCACCCTGCCCAACCCCTGGGCTTCGGGCAGCCTCAGCCTGAGCGCGCTGGCCCACCCCACGGTCAGTGGGCTGAGCTACGGCGGAGCCAATCTAAAAGCCTATCGGATCGAGCTGGAGGACGCCACCCTGATCTACCAGGTCACCCTGGGCAAGGGCTGGCTGGGCAGCAGCACCAGCTATTCCTTCCCCAACCTGGCCAGCCTGCTGAGCTATACCCCCTTTGCCAACGCCAGCAGCGTTCAGGCTTCGGTAAGCGCGCTGCTTTCACCCAACCCCGTGCTGAGCCTGGATGAAAGCAATCCGGCCTCCTTCACCGCCACTACCGATATCGCCCTGGCCATCGCCACCGGCGCCTACACGGTGGGGGGAAGCAACCTGAGCCTCCCCTAG